From Acidipropionibacterium acidipropionici, one genomic window encodes:
- a CDS encoding ABC transporter substrate-binding protein has protein sequence MHGKKFAALATASLLVLSGTACGWGGSSGGSTETSSASTPKAGGAGGEVGVFTWWADGSEKKGLDALEKLFKEQYPNDTFKNLAVAGGSGSNAKAKLASDLKNGNPPGSFQGHAGAELMDYIDNDQVQPVDDIIKQLGGSSVFPKTLLDRITVDGHIYSVPVTIHRANVVWSNTALLKKAGITSTPTSVEAWLADMQKVKDSGVATPLSIGGTWTQTELLESILAANLGADEYSKLFTKDGKWDSAEVKASIEQYKKALTFANTASDGDDWPNATDMVADGKAAYNVMGDWAVAEFESKGKKYHTDWEAFAMPGKEKIFDFLADSFTLPTGTKNPEGTKDWLRFVGSKDAQEAFNSVKGSIPPRSDASTEKFSEYQQSAMKDFKDSANVKIVSSIAHGAAVPLAWSSEINTAMSKFYQDKNTDNLAKSLVASHDKYAQ, from the coding sequence ATGCATGGCAAGAAGTTCGCGGCGCTTGCGACAGCATCGCTGCTGGTGCTCAGTGGGACCGCATGCGGGTGGGGCGGTAGCAGCGGTGGATCGACCGAGACGTCGTCGGCGTCGACCCCGAAGGCCGGCGGGGCCGGAGGCGAGGTCGGCGTCTTCACCTGGTGGGCCGACGGGTCGGAGAAGAAGGGTCTCGACGCCCTGGAGAAGCTCTTCAAGGAGCAGTACCCCAACGACACCTTCAAGAACCTGGCGGTGGCCGGTGGATCGGGATCCAACGCGAAGGCCAAGCTGGCCTCCGACCTCAAGAACGGCAATCCCCCCGGATCCTTCCAGGGGCACGCCGGCGCCGAGCTGATGGACTACATCGACAACGACCAGGTCCAGCCCGTCGACGACATCATCAAGCAGCTCGGCGGATCCTCGGTCTTCCCGAAGACCCTGCTCGACCGGATCACCGTGGACGGCCACATCTACTCCGTGCCCGTGACCATCCACCGCGCCAACGTCGTGTGGAGCAACACCGCGCTGCTCAAGAAGGCCGGCATCACGAGCACCCCGACGTCGGTGGAGGCGTGGCTCGCCGACATGCAGAAGGTCAAGGATTCCGGGGTCGCGACCCCGCTGTCGATCGGCGGCACCTGGACCCAGACCGAGCTGCTCGAGTCCATCCTGGCGGCCAATCTGGGCGCCGACGAGTACAGCAAGCTGTTCACCAAGGACGGCAAGTGGGACTCGGCCGAGGTCAAGGCCTCGATCGAGCAGTACAAGAAGGCGCTCACCTTCGCCAATACCGCCTCCGACGGCGACGACTGGCCCAACGCCACCGACATGGTGGCCGACGGCAAGGCGGCCTACAACGTGATGGGGGACTGGGCGGTCGCCGAGTTCGAGTCGAAGGGCAAGAAGTATCACACCGACTGGGAGGCCTTCGCGATGCCCGGCAAGGAGAAGATCTTCGACTTCCTGGCCGACTCCTTCACCCTTCCGACCGGCACGAAGAACCCCGAGGGCACCAAGGACTGGCTGCGGTTCGTCGGTTCGAAGGATGCCCAGGAGGCCTTCAACTCCGTCAAGGGATCGATCCCTCCGCGGTCCGACGCGAGCACCGAGAAGTTCAGCGAGTACCAGCAGTCGGCGATGAAGGACTTCAAGGATTCCGCGAATGTCAAGATCGTCTCGTCGATCGCCCACGGTGCCGCTGTTCCGCTCGCCTGGAGCTCGGAGATCAACACCGCGATGAGCAAGTTCTACCAGGACAAGAACACCGACAATCTGGCGAAGTCGCTGGTCGCGTCGCACGACAAGTACGCGCAGTGA
- a CDS encoding carbohydrate ABC transporter permease, whose translation MRKMRGWLPSFLFVLPSIILIGIFVYGFIIRNVVTSFEAVKTKSGRIKAVGGFGNYTTLLGDPRYQHALWNLLVLTVVFVAGTMFFGLLWALLLERGVKFEGVYRSILLAPMAVSFVAAGVVWRWLLSPAQGEQAVGLNQLFQYMGMPGLQSSWYSAGKFNMASMAIPAIWQLSGYIMALFLAGFRGISDDQREAARVDGASEIKLYRYVLFPQLSPIALSALIIVGHMSMKMFDLIYSIAGQSSYTAEVPATLMWTQMFQLNDPTAAAVNATVLLLIVAVAVIPYLIYTNRTEKGGR comes from the coding sequence ATGAGAAAAATGCGGGGTTGGCTGCCCAGCTTCCTGTTCGTGCTGCCGTCAATCATCCTGATCGGAATATTCGTCTACGGATTCATCATCCGTAATGTCGTGACCTCCTTCGAGGCGGTGAAAACGAAGTCGGGGCGGATCAAGGCCGTCGGCGGGTTCGGGAACTACACCACTCTCCTCGGGGATCCCCGATATCAGCACGCCCTGTGGAATCTGCTCGTTCTGACGGTGGTATTCGTGGCCGGGACGATGTTCTTCGGCCTCCTGTGGGCCCTCCTGCTGGAACGAGGGGTGAAGTTCGAGGGGGTCTACCGGTCCATTCTGCTGGCCCCGATGGCCGTCTCCTTCGTGGCCGCTGGCGTCGTCTGGCGGTGGCTGCTGTCCCCGGCCCAGGGCGAGCAGGCGGTCGGCCTCAACCAGCTCTTCCAGTACATGGGGATGCCCGGCCTGCAGTCCTCCTGGTACTCCGCCGGGAAGTTCAACATGGCGTCCATGGCCATCCCGGCCATCTGGCAGCTGTCGGGCTACATCATGGCTCTCTTCCTGGCCGGGTTCCGGGGCATCTCGGACGACCAGCGCGAGGCCGCCCGGGTGGACGGCGCCAGCGAGATCAAGCTCTACCGCTACGTGCTCTTCCCGCAGCTGTCTCCCATCGCCCTGAGCGCCCTCATCATCGTCGGCCACATGTCGATGAAGATGTTCGATCTCATCTACTCGATCGCCGGCCAGAGTTCCTACACGGCGGAGGTGCCGGCGACCCTCATGTGGACCCAGATGTTCCAGCTCAACGACCCGACGGCCGCGGCGGTCAACGCCACTGTCCTGCTGCTCATCGTGGCGGTGGCGGTCATCCCGTACCTCATCTACACCAACCGCACCGAGAAGGGAGGCCGCTGA